Proteins co-encoded in one Taeniopygia guttata chromosome 4, bTaeGut7.mat, whole genome shotgun sequence genomic window:
- the LETM1 gene encoding mitochondrial proton/calcium exchanger protein: MASMLLQSCGRRACRLPRALRRPPQPGNLGDRVCLSCTSLRLANKLTVHFKYCTSVPPVYAYSKKAHYCCWTKGSEQIHFTLRSSSGSWTPLATVGVLGPQYLPVRWWHSSRPLQDDSIVEKSLKSLKDKNKKLEEGGPVYSPTEVEVVKKSIGQRIVDELKHYYHGFRLLWIDTKIAARMLWRILHGNTLSRRERRQFLRICADLFRLVPFLVFLVVPFMEFLLPVALKLFPNMLPSTFETKSKKEERLKKELRVKLELAKFLQDTIEEMALKNKAAKGNVTKDFSTFFQKIRETGERPSNEEILRFSKLFEDELTLDNLTRPQLVALCKLLELQSIGTNNFLRFQLTMRLRSIKADDKMIAEEGVDTLTVKELQAACRARGMRALGVTEERLKEQLKQWLDLHLNQEIPTSLLILSRAMYLPDTLSPADQLKTTLQTLPDSVAKEAQVKVAEVEGEKIDNKVRLEATLQEEEAIRKENEEKKMSEAAEKAKETLEIAAMKAAEPAADLEATALQAKKSQVVMDTEPELARAGAAVHSETLIDTAPVLEGIKGEEITKEEIDVLSDACTKLQEQKKALTKEKEELEELKDDIQEYNEDLQEIKELSKTGEEEAVEESKASKRLTKRVNRMIGQIDKIIVELETSQKAADAKLDGEDTPAGKNLISIAELINAMKQIQKIPEEKLTKIAEALDENKDGQVDIDNVVKVVELIDKEDIDIGTSQVAEIMSLLQKEEKLVEKEKAKEKHDKEAAEAKN; the protein is encoded by the exons ATGGCGTccatgctgctgcagagctgcggCCGGCGCGCCTGCCGCCTGCCCCGAGCGCTGCGCCGCCCGCCGCAGCCCG GTAACTTGGGAGATCGGGTGTGTCTTAGCTGTACATCCCTGAGGCTGGCAAACAAACT gacTGTACACTTTAAATATTGCACTAGTGTCCCTCCTGTTTACGCCTACTCCAAAAAAGCTCACTATTGTTGTTGGACTAAAGGATCTGAGCAAATACACTTCACTCTTAGGAGCTCTTCTGGCTCATGGACGCCACTAGCAACCGTGGGTGTTTTAGGTCCCCAGTATCTTCCAGTTAGGTGGTGGCATTCTTCACGTCCCCTTCAAGATGACTCCATAGTTGAAAAGTCACTCAAGTCCTTAAAGGACAAAAACAAGAAGCTGGAAGAAGGAGGTCCTGTATATAGTCCAACAGAAGTGGAAGTTGTAAAAAAATCTATTGGGCAGAGGATTGTGGATGAACTGAAGCACTATTACCACGGGTTTCGATTGCTGTGGATTGACACAAAAATAGCTGCGAGGATGCTCTGGAGAATCCTGCACGGAAACACTTTGTCTCGTCGGGAACGGAGACAG tTTCTTCGAATATGTGCTGATCTTTTTCGCCTGGTCCCTTTCTTGGTTTTTCTTGTTGTCCCATTTATGGAATTTTTACTACCAGTAGCTCTTAAGTTGTTCCCTAATATGCTTCCCTCTACATTTGAGACAAAGTCTAAAAAG gagGAAAGATTGAAGAAAGAATTGAGAGTAAAGCTTGAATTGGCTAAATTCCTTCAAGACACCATTGAGGAGATGgccttaaaaaataaagcagccaAGGGAAATGTTACAAAAGATTTTTCAACATTCTTCCAAAAG aTCAGGGAAACTGGTGAAAGACCCAGTAATGAGGAGATCTTGAGGTTCTCTAAACTGTTTGAAGATGAGTTGACCCTGGACAATCTGACCAGGCCTCAGCTGGTGGCACTTTGTAAATTGTTGGAACTTCAGTCAATTGGGACAAACAACTTTCTCCGCTTCCAGCTGACAATGAGGTTGAGGAGCATAAAAGCAGATGACAAG ATGATTGCTGAAGAGGGAGTTGATACCCTGACTGTTAAAGAACTGCAGGCAGCTTGTCGTGCCCGAGGGATGAGAGCTCTTGGTGTGACAGAGGAGCGTCTCAAGGAACAGCTTAAACAG TGGTTAGATCTGCACCTCAACCAGGAAATTCCTACTTCATTGCTTATTTTATCCAGAGCCATGTATCTTCCAGATACCCTTTCTCCAGCTGATCAGCTCAAAACAACCCTTCAGACGCTACCAGACAGTGTT GCCAAAGAGGCTCAAGTGAAAGTGGCAGAAGTTGAAGGTGAAAAAATAGATAACAAAGTGCGTCTGGAAGCAACACTTCAGGAAGAGGAAgccatcagaaaagaaaatgaagaaaagaaaatgtctgaAGCTGCAGAGAAGGCCAAAGAAACCCTTGAAATTGCAGCCATG aaagcaGCAGAACCAGCAGCAGATCTTGAAGCAACTGCTCTGCAAGCTAAAAAAAGCCAGGTGGTGATGGACACTGAACCAGAACTGGCACGGGCAGGTGCAGCAGTGCACTCAGAGACACTGATAGATACAGCACCAGTGCTGGAAGGCATTAAG GGTGAGGAAATCACCAAGGAGGAGATTGATGTGCTGAGTGATGCTTGCACCAAGCTACAGGAGCAGAAAAAAGCACtaacaaaggaaaaggaggagctTGAGGAATTGAAGGATGATATCCAGGAGTATAATGAG GATTTGCAAGAGATAAAGGAGCTTTCTAAAACTGGTGaggaagaggcagtggaagagTCAAAGGCAAGCAAGCGACTGACGAAGAGAGTGAACCGAATGATTGGTCAGATAGACAAAATTATTGTAGAATTAGAAACCAGTCAAAAGGCAGCAGATGCAAAGCTGGATGGTGAGGATACTCCTGCTGG GAAGAATCTCATCAGCATTGCTGAGCTAATTAATGCAATGAAACAAATTCAGAAGATTCCAGAGGAGAAGCTAACAAAGATTGCAGAGGCACTAGATGAAAACAAGGATGGCCAAGTTGATATAGATAATGTTGTTAAG GTTGTAGAATTGATTGACAAAGAAGATATTGATATTGGCACCAGCCAGGTCGCTGAGATTATGTCACTgcttcaaaaagaagaaaaactggtggaaaaagagaaagcaaaggaaaagcatGATAAGGAAGCTGCAGAAGCAAAGAATTAA